A single window of Microbispora hainanensis DNA harbors:
- a CDS encoding PadR family transcriptional regulator, which produces MAKRRKVANLLALAVLSALAHRPMHPYEMAAALRGWNKEHDMGIKWGSLYTVVGNLAKHGLIEELESGRQGRRPERTVYRITEAGREELVDWTRELLGVPQMEFPRFRAGLSVMAVLPPDDVAGLLTDRLSAIRRGIAELEEFHERDDLQVPRLFLIETEYDLAMLRAEERWVAALLDELTSGTFPGLAEWRGFHEAGGLSAEMKELAEEKITDL; this is translated from the coding sequence ATGGCGAAGCGGCGCAAGGTGGCGAACCTGCTGGCGCTGGCGGTGCTCTCCGCGCTCGCGCACCGGCCGATGCATCCGTACGAGATGGCGGCGGCCCTGCGCGGCTGGAACAAAGAGCACGACATGGGGATCAAGTGGGGATCCCTGTACACGGTCGTCGGAAACCTGGCCAAGCACGGGCTGATCGAGGAACTGGAGAGCGGCCGCCAGGGGCGCCGCCCGGAGCGGACCGTTTACCGGATCACCGAGGCGGGCCGGGAGGAGCTGGTCGACTGGACCCGGGAACTGCTCGGCGTCCCCCAGATGGAGTTCCCGCGCTTCCGCGCCGGGCTGTCGGTCATGGCCGTGCTCCCCCCGGACGACGTGGCCGGGCTGCTCACCGACCGGCTCTCGGCGATCAGGAGGGGGATCGCCGAGCTGGAGGAGTTCCATGAACGTGACGACCTGCAGGTGCCGCGTCTGTTCCTCATCGAGACGGAGTACGACCTGGCGATGCTCAGGGCGGAAGAGCGCTGGGTCGCGGCCCTGCTCGACGAGCTGACCTCCGGCACGTTCCCCGGCCTGGCGGAGTGGCGGGGCTTCCACGAGGCCGGCGGGCTGTCAGCGGAGATGAAGGAGCTCGCGGAAGAGAAGATCACTGACCTTTAG
- a CDS encoding FAD-dependent oxidoreductase: protein MKHVAIIGGGIAGPVTALALRRAGMDVTIYEAYPTSADEAGGSLGLAPNGLAALEIVGVAGAVRAAAQPVTRSVMSLAGRTRLELPSLSEVGPMHMVRRADIYRALRDQLVKQGVAVEYGRRLTGVEGTTAIFADGGRAGFDVLVGADGVHSTVRRLIDPHAPGPKWTGMIGVEGVSTYEVPEDPETTVFAFGRRGYYLYWRNAAGGTTWGVNLPYDRPLSLAQAREVPREEWMRTLRKTYGDDVPGGDLIRHTPVTSMLVTGALYIMPSVPRWHRDRMVLVGDAAHAPSNSSGQGASLAIESAVQLARCLRDIEDVPRAFATYERLRRSRVEKVAARTAKINHAKTPGPVMRRLIPLLMPLMLKTVMNPDKTVGPEQRYRIDWDAPAAVASPVR from the coding sequence ATGAAGCACGTCGCGATCATCGGCGGTGGCATCGCCGGCCCGGTCACCGCGCTGGCGCTGCGCAGGGCGGGCATGGACGTCACCATCTACGAGGCCTATCCGACCAGCGCCGACGAGGCAGGCGGATCACTCGGCCTCGCCCCCAACGGCCTGGCGGCGCTGGAGATCGTCGGTGTGGCCGGCGCGGTGCGGGCGGCCGCGCAGCCCGTCACGCGCTCGGTCATGTCGCTCGCCGGCCGCACGCGCCTGGAGCTGCCCAGCCTGTCCGAGGTCGGACCGATGCACATGGTCCGGCGCGCCGACATCTACCGGGCGCTGCGCGACCAGCTCGTGAAGCAGGGCGTCGCGGTCGAGTACGGCAGACGGCTCACCGGGGTCGAGGGCACCACGGCGATCTTCGCCGACGGCGGCCGGGCCGGGTTCGACGTCCTGGTCGGCGCCGACGGCGTCCACTCCACCGTCCGCCGGCTCATCGACCCGCACGCGCCCGGCCCGAAGTGGACCGGGATGATCGGCGTGGAGGGCGTCTCGACGTACGAGGTGCCCGAGGATCCGGAGACGACGGTCTTCGCCTTCGGCAGGCGCGGCTACTACCTCTACTGGCGCAACGCCGCGGGCGGCACCACCTGGGGCGTCAACCTGCCCTACGACCGGCCCCTGTCCCTCGCCCAGGCCCGCGAGGTGCCGCGCGAGGAGTGGATGCGCACCCTGCGGAAGACGTACGGCGACGACGTGCCCGGTGGTGACCTCATCCGGCACACCCCGGTGACGTCGATGCTGGTGACGGGGGCGCTCTACATCATGCCCAGCGTGCCGCGCTGGCACCGCGACCGGATGGTCCTGGTCGGCGACGCCGCCCACGCGCCGTCGAACAGCTCGGGGCAGGGCGCGTCGCTCGCGATCGAGAGCGCCGTCCAGCTCGCCCGCTGCCTGCGGGACATCGAGGACGTGCCGCGGGCGTTCGCCACGTACGAGCGGCTCCGCCGCAGCCGGGTGGAGAAGGTGGCGGCGCGCACCGCCAAGATCAACCATGCCAAGACACCGGGCCCGGTCATGCGGAGGCTGATTCCGCTTCTCATGCCGCTGATGCTGAAGACGGTCATGAATCCGGACAAGACCGTGGGCCCGGAGCAGCGCTACCGCATCGACTGGGACGCGCCCGCCGCCGTCGCCTCCCCGGTCCGCTGA
- a CDS encoding SRPBCC family protein, whose protein sequence is MKVSGSALVAVERKRVWDALQDPGVLVRTIPGCERLETIGENVYAMTVTAGVASIKGVYQGEVALRDQEEPDRFTLGARGQGAPGTVEATVAVRLSDAEGGTRVDYDADAVVGGMIGGVGQRMLASVAKKTAGEFFSAVERHLLSVPVAGTAVVAAGPGAAAGDERAVVPAAVTGEAAPRVFTREAAPAARRQGVPAWTMLAAFGTGAGVALGSAVIGWLLGRRSRRG, encoded by the coding sequence ATGAAGGTCTCAGGCAGCGCGCTGGTCGCGGTGGAGCGCAAGCGGGTCTGGGACGCCCTCCAGGACCCCGGCGTCCTGGTCAGGACGATCCCCGGTTGCGAGCGCCTGGAGACGATCGGCGAGAACGTGTACGCGATGACGGTGACGGCGGGGGTCGCCTCGATCAAGGGCGTCTACCAGGGCGAGGTGGCGCTGCGCGACCAGGAGGAGCCCGACCGGTTCACGCTCGGCGCGCGCGGTCAGGGCGCGCCCGGCACGGTCGAGGCGACCGTGGCCGTACGGCTCAGCGACGCCGAGGGCGGCACCCGGGTCGACTACGACGCCGACGCCGTCGTCGGCGGCATGATCGGCGGCGTGGGGCAGCGGATGCTCGCCTCGGTCGCGAAGAAGACCGCGGGGGAGTTCTTCTCCGCCGTCGAGCGGCACCTGCTGTCGGTCCCCGTCGCAGGCACGGCCGTCGTCGCGGCGGGGCCGGGAGCGGCGGCCGGTGACGAGCGTGCGGTGGTGCCGGCGGCCGTGACAGGGGAGGCCGCGCCACGCGTGTTCACGCGCGAGGCCGCCCCGGCGGCGCGTCGCCAGGGCGTGCCGGCCTGGACGATGCTCGCGGCGTTCGGCACCGGCGCCGGGGTGGCGCTCGGCAGCGCCGTCATCGGCTGGCTCCTCGGCCGCCGGAGCCGCCGCGGGTAG
- a CDS encoding cytochrome ubiquinol oxidase subunit I, giving the protein MDALDLARWQFGVTTVYHFLFVPLTIGLGVYVAGLQTAWLRTGKEHYLRLTKFFGKLFLINFAMGVVTGIVQEFQFGMNWSEYSTFVGDVFGAPLALEALLAFFLESTFLGLWIFGWDRLPKRVHLACLWAAVIGSNLSAYFILAANAWMKHPVGYEVVDGRARMTDLWAVLTNSTALAQVPHVVAGSFVVAGGFVISVAGYRILRERGLRVLPGRRSAQAVQNATVPMRRVPDMWRTSLRAALVMTAIAGAVVAGTGDLSGRLLHEQQPMKLAAAEGLRHDTAGAPFSIVPGVEVPGLLSLLSAHDPGATVQGVDDIQARYAKAFGPADYVPNLPVVFWSFRVMIVFGMTTVGLSVLGLWLTRRRRRGGTAKPVPGWFARLCVLALPLPIVAIISGWLLSEIGRQPWTVQGELMTAASVSPGVSLGEVAITLAVFTVLYGVLALAEGVLLVRHVKAGPELPPVENAPSGTVPTRPDEARLTPTLMY; this is encoded by the coding sequence ATGGACGCGCTTGACCTGGCACGGTGGCAGTTCGGGGTCACCACCGTCTACCACTTTCTCTTCGTACCTCTGACGATCGGGCTGGGCGTCTACGTCGCCGGGCTCCAGACCGCCTGGCTGCGGACGGGCAAGGAGCACTACCTCAGGCTCACGAAGTTCTTCGGCAAGCTCTTCCTGATCAACTTCGCCATGGGCGTGGTCACCGGCATCGTCCAGGAGTTCCAGTTCGGGATGAACTGGAGCGAATACTCGACCTTCGTCGGCGACGTGTTCGGCGCGCCGCTGGCGCTGGAGGCGCTGCTCGCGTTCTTCCTGGAGTCGACGTTCCTCGGCCTGTGGATCTTCGGCTGGGACCGGCTGCCCAAGCGCGTCCATCTCGCCTGCCTGTGGGCCGCCGTCATCGGCTCCAACCTGTCGGCGTACTTCATCCTCGCGGCCAACGCCTGGATGAAGCACCCGGTCGGCTACGAGGTCGTGGACGGCAGGGCCAGGATGACCGACCTGTGGGCGGTGCTGACCAACTCGACTGCCCTCGCCCAGGTGCCGCACGTCGTCGCCGGCTCGTTCGTCGTGGCGGGCGGGTTCGTCATCTCCGTCGCGGGCTACCGCATCCTGCGCGAGCGCGGCCTGCGCGTGCTGCCCGGCCGCCGGAGCGCCCAGGCCGTCCAGAACGCGACCGTGCCGATGCGCCGCGTCCCGGACATGTGGCGTACGAGCCTGCGCGCCGCGCTCGTCATGACGGCGATCGCGGGGGCGGTCGTCGCCGGCACCGGCGACCTGTCCGGCCGGTTGCTGCACGAGCAGCAGCCGATGAAGCTCGCCGCGGCGGAGGGCCTGCGCCACGACACCGCCGGGGCGCCGTTCTCGATCGTGCCCGGCGTCGAGGTGCCCGGGCTGCTCAGCCTGCTCTCCGCGCACGACCCCGGCGCGACCGTCCAGGGCGTCGACGACATCCAGGCGCGCTATGCGAAGGCCTTCGGACCGGCCGACTACGTCCCGAACCTGCCGGTCGTGTTCTGGTCGTTCCGCGTGATGATCGTCTTCGGCATGACCACGGTCGGCCTGTCGGTGCTCGGCCTGTGGCTGACCCGGCGGCGCCGGCGCGGCGGAACGGCGAAGCCGGTGCCCGGCTGGTTCGCCCGCCTGTGCGTTCTGGCGCTCCCGCTGCCCATCGTCGCGATCATCTCGGGCTGGCTGCTCAGCGAGATCGGCCGCCAGCCGTGGACCGTCCAGGGCGAGCTCATGACGGCCGCGAGCGTGTCGCCCGGCGTCTCGCTCGGCGAGGTCGCGATCACCCTGGCGGTCTTCACGGTCCTGTACGGCGTGCTGGCGCTGGCCGAGGGCGTGCTGCTGGTGCGGCACGTCAAGGCGGGCCCGGAGCTGCCGCCGGTCGAGAACGCGCCCTCGGGCACCGTTCCCACCCGGCCCGACGAGGCGCGGCTCACGCCGACGCTCATGTACTGA
- the cydB gene encoding cytochrome d ubiquinol oxidase subunit II, which produces MTTFWFIVIAFLWTGYFVLEGFDFGVGALLPLLSRSEADRRQVLGTIGPVWDGNEVWLITAIGAMFAAFPAWYSGLLSSFYLPVFLVITGLILRGVGLEWRGKVHSRREVALCDAGIVTGSVLPAFLWGAIFGNLLFGTALATMLGGALSLSVAVLHGAVFVALKTTGGVRARARRAALLAAAGALPVALAVLPSVPGMGPMWTLGTALLAAAALAAGVTLVWGRREGWAFVATATAIAATTATVFGVLWSAPLPGLTLAEAASAPYTLTVLTWIGLFALPGVIAYQAWTYWVFRKRLTAQVS; this is translated from the coding sequence ATGACGACCTTCTGGTTCATCGTGATCGCGTTCCTCTGGACGGGTTACTTCGTCCTGGAGGGGTTCGACTTCGGCGTGGGGGCGCTGCTGCCGCTGCTGTCGCGGTCGGAGGCCGACCGCAGGCAGGTGCTCGGCACCATCGGGCCGGTCTGGGACGGCAACGAGGTGTGGCTGATCACCGCGATCGGGGCGATGTTCGCCGCCTTCCCCGCCTGGTATTCGGGCCTGCTCAGCAGCTTCTACCTGCCGGTCTTCCTCGTCATCACCGGCCTGATCCTCCGTGGGGTGGGCCTGGAGTGGCGGGGCAAGGTCCACTCCCGGCGCGAGGTCGCGCTGTGCGACGCCGGGATCGTCACCGGTAGCGTGCTCCCGGCGTTCCTGTGGGGCGCGATCTTCGGCAACCTGCTGTTCGGCACGGCGCTGGCGACCATGCTGGGCGGGGCCCTGTCGCTGTCGGTGGCCGTGCTGCACGGCGCGGTGTTCGTGGCGCTCAAGACGACCGGCGGGGTCCGCGCCCGCGCCCGGCGCGCCGCGCTGCTCGCGGCCGCCGGCGCGCTGCCGGTCGCGCTCGCCGTGCTGCCGTCCGTGCCCGGCATGGGGCCGATGTGGACGCTCGGCACGGCCCTGCTCGCCGCCGCGGCGCTGGCGGCCGGGGTGACGCTGGTGTGGGGCCGCCGGGAGGGCTGGGCCTTCGTCGCGACCGCGACGGCGATCGCCGCCACGACCGCCACCGTCTTCGGCGTGCTGTGGTCCGCTCCCCTGCCCGGGCTCACGCTGGCCGAGGCGGCCTCGGCGCCGTACACGCTGACCGTCCTCACCTGGATCGGCCTGTTCGCCCTGCCGGGCGTCATCGCCTACCAGGCCTGGACCTACTGGGTCTTCCGCAAGCGCCTCACGGCCCAAGTCTCCTGA
- a CDS encoding type II toxin-antitoxin system VapB family antitoxin, with translation MSLNIKNPEAERLAAEIGALTGESKTAAVISALRERHERLLAKLRQTEDAAMADDILALAARIRSRVGGVELSSDFLYDPETGLPS, from the coding sequence ATGAGCTTGAACATCAAGAATCCCGAGGCCGAGCGATTGGCGGCCGAGATCGGGGCGCTCACTGGCGAGAGCAAGACCGCCGCCGTCATTTCCGCCCTGCGGGAGAGGCACGAGCGGCTGCTCGCCAAGCTTCGGCAGACCGAGGACGCCGCGATGGCAGACGACATCCTCGCCCTTGCCGCGAGGATCCGCTCGCGAGTGGGTGGGGTCGAGCTGTCAAGCGACTTCCTCTACGACCCTGAGACCGGGCTTCCGTCGTGA
- a CDS encoding type II toxin-antitoxin system VapC family toxin — protein MIIDTSAIIAIINGEPDAVDLARAIRDAPTRRISAGTYVELAAVVERARDPAASRLLDDLLARMRAQIMPVTPEQARTARRAYWDYGRGSGHKAGLNFGDCFSYALARECGEPLLFKGDDFVHTDVTPAL, from the coding sequence GTGATCATCGACACGAGCGCGATCATCGCGATCATCAACGGAGAGCCGGACGCCGTCGACCTGGCCAGAGCCATCAGAGACGCGCCGACGCGACGGATCTCGGCGGGGACCTACGTCGAGCTGGCCGCGGTGGTCGAGCGTGCGCGTGACCCTGCTGCGTCACGGCTCCTGGACGACCTTCTCGCCCGGATGAGGGCGCAGATCATGCCGGTCACGCCTGAGCAGGCCCGGACCGCGCGCCGGGCCTACTGGGACTACGGCAGGGGGAGCGGTCACAAAGCGGGACTGAACTTCGGCGACTGCTTCTCCTACGCGCTCGCGAGAGAGTGCGGGGAACCACTCCTGTTCAAGGGTGACGACTTCGTTCACACGGACGTGACTCCGGCGCTCTGA
- the cutA gene encoding aerobic carbon-monoxide dehydrogenase large subunit: MTTKLFGEPVRRREDDRLITGRGRYLDDLGEGALAAAFVRSPHAHARILDIDVSDAVDVEGLVAIYTWEDLPGALAEPLPLLIPHPALTHGRTAYPLAREIVRHVGEPVVMVVARDRYLAEDACALIRVDYEILKPVVGIEEAVRGVHLVHEDVPGNVGAHLVQEVAGPGGVTAREAIDAAPHTLEFRLDIERSASMPLEGRGVYARWDADDESLRVYTSTQTSTSVRMAIAAKLGLPLPKVEVIAPDVGGGFGVKIVHPWPEEVLVPWAARLLGREVKWTEDRREHFISSSHERGQVQHVRVGFDDEGRVLGLDVEILHDHGAYTPYGIIVPIITSTQLLGPYKVGAYRVEFSSIYTNTVQVTPYRGAGRPQGVYCMERTMDRIAAHLGRDRTEVRAANFIQPDEFPYDQGLTFQDGRPLIYDSGDYPEALRLLKELIGWDSFPEEKARAAAEGRRIGIGVGCYVEGTGVGPYEGGHVQVTSDGRVHVSTGLTSQGQGHETVFAQIAAAELGVPIEKVSVVTGDTRRFGYAVGTFASRAAVMSGNAIALACRKVREKALRIAAEALEADPRDLEITDGMVHVAGVPSASIPLATVAVLSNPLRYAFDEEARRATQFAGPASDDRPPVAEGEEPGLEGRDYYSPIRSTFAAGMHAAIVETDPDTAEIRILRYAVVHDCGRLINPMIVEGQIHGGVAQGVGGALYEKMAYDEHGQLLNASFMDFLMPYATEVPRIETAHLETPSPLNPLGIKGAGEAGVIPVSAVIASAVEDAEGITITRMPISPSDLYTLRHDR; the protein is encoded by the coding sequence GTGACGACGAAGCTGTTCGGCGAGCCGGTCCGGCGGCGCGAGGACGACCGGCTGATCACCGGGCGGGGGCGCTACCTCGACGACCTGGGCGAGGGCGCGCTGGCCGCCGCCTTCGTCAGGTCGCCGCACGCCCACGCGCGGATCCTCGACATCGACGTGTCGGACGCCGTCGACGTCGAGGGACTGGTCGCGATCTACACGTGGGAGGACCTGCCGGGCGCGCTGGCCGAGCCGCTGCCGCTGCTGATCCCGCATCCCGCGCTCACCCACGGCCGTACGGCGTACCCGCTGGCCAGGGAGATCGTGCGGCACGTCGGCGAGCCGGTCGTGATGGTCGTCGCCCGCGATCGCTACCTCGCCGAGGACGCCTGCGCCCTGATCCGGGTCGACTACGAGATCCTCAAGCCGGTCGTCGGCATCGAGGAGGCCGTGCGCGGGGTCCATCTCGTGCACGAGGACGTGCCGGGCAACGTCGGCGCGCACCTCGTGCAGGAGGTGGCGGGACCGGGCGGCGTGACCGCGCGCGAGGCGATCGACGCCGCCCCGCACACGCTGGAGTTCCGCCTCGACATCGAGCGCAGCGCGAGCATGCCCCTGGAGGGGAGGGGCGTGTACGCCCGATGGGACGCCGACGACGAGTCGCTGCGCGTCTACACCTCCACCCAGACGTCCACGAGCGTGCGGATGGCGATCGCGGCCAAGCTCGGGCTGCCGCTGCCCAAGGTGGAGGTGATCGCGCCCGACGTCGGCGGCGGGTTCGGCGTCAAGATCGTCCATCCGTGGCCGGAGGAGGTCCTCGTGCCGTGGGCCGCCCGGCTGCTCGGCCGTGAGGTCAAGTGGACCGAGGACCGGCGTGAGCACTTCATCTCCTCCTCCCACGAGCGCGGCCAGGTCCAGCACGTGCGGGTCGGGTTCGACGACGAGGGGCGCGTCCTCGGGCTGGACGTCGAGATCCTGCACGACCACGGCGCGTACACGCCGTACGGGATCATCGTGCCGATCATCACCTCCACGCAGCTGCTCGGGCCGTACAAGGTGGGGGCCTACCGGGTCGAGTTCTCCTCGATCTACACCAACACCGTCCAGGTCACGCCTTATCGGGGTGCGGGCCGCCCGCAGGGCGTGTACTGCATGGAGCGGACGATGGACCGCATCGCCGCCCATCTCGGCAGGGACCGCACCGAGGTCCGCGCGGCCAACTTCATCCAGCCGGACGAGTTCCCGTACGACCAGGGCCTGACGTTCCAGGACGGACGGCCGCTGATCTACGACAGCGGCGACTATCCCGAGGCGCTGCGCCTGCTCAAGGAGCTGATCGGCTGGGACTCCTTCCCCGAGGAGAAGGCCCGCGCGGCGGCCGAGGGCCGCCGGATCGGCATCGGCGTCGGCTGCTACGTCGAGGGCACCGGCGTCGGGCCGTACGAGGGCGGGCACGTGCAGGTCACCTCCGACGGCCGGGTGCACGTCTCGACCGGGCTGACCTCGCAGGGGCAGGGGCACGAGACCGTGTTCGCGCAGATCGCGGCCGCCGAGCTCGGGGTGCCCATCGAGAAGGTGTCGGTCGTCACCGGCGACACCCGGCGTTTCGGGTACGCCGTGGGCACCTTCGCCTCACGGGCGGCAGTGATGAGCGGCAACGCGATCGCGCTCGCCTGCCGGAAGGTCAGGGAGAAGGCACTGCGGATCGCCGCCGAGGCGCTGGAGGCCGACCCGCGCGACCTGGAGATCACCGACGGGATGGTCCACGTCGCCGGCGTGCCGTCGGCGTCGATCCCGCTGGCGACCGTCGCCGTGCTGTCCAACCCGCTGCGCTACGCCTTCGACGAGGAGGCCAGACGGGCCACGCAGTTCGCCGGTCCCGCCTCCGACGACCGGCCGCCGGTGGCCGAGGGCGAGGAGCCGGGGCTGGAGGGCCGGGACTACTACTCGCCGATCAGGTCCACCTTCGCGGCCGGCATGCACGCGGCCATCGTGGAGACCGACCCCGACACCGCCGAGATCAGGATCCTGCGGTACGCCGTCGTCCACGACTGCGGCAGGCTGATCAACCCGATGATCGTCGAGGGCCAGATCCACGGCGGGGTCGCCCAGGGCGTCGGCGGCGCGCTCTACGAGAAGATGGCCTACGACGAGCACGGCCAGCTGCTGAACGCCTCGTTCATGGACTTCCTGATGCCCTACGCCACCGAGGTGCCGCGCATCGAGACGGCCCACCTGGAGACGCCCTCGCCGCTGAACCCGCTCGGCATCAAGGGCGCGGGGGAGGCCGGGGTCATCCCCGTCTCGGCCGTCATCGCCTCCGCGGTCGAGGACGCCGAGGGCATCACGATCACCCGGATGCCCATCTCCCCCTCCGACCTCTACACCCTGCGCCACGACCGCTGA
- a CDS encoding (2Fe-2S)-binding protein, with protein sequence MNETRHHVTLTVNGVVREATVPGRRLLSDCLRHDLGLTGTHVGCEHGVCGACTVLLDGEPVRSCLTFAVTADGHEITTVEGLARDGEPSPVQRAFSECHALQCGFCTPGFLCTVTAFLRDNPVPTEEEALEAVAGNLCRCTGYQNILKAVHRAAELQAEEGR encoded by the coding sequence GTGAACGAGACACGCCATCACGTGACGCTGACGGTCAACGGCGTCGTGCGGGAGGCGACGGTGCCGGGGCGGCGGCTGCTGTCCGACTGCCTGCGCCACGACCTCGGCCTCACCGGCACCCACGTGGGCTGCGAGCACGGCGTCTGCGGCGCCTGCACGGTGCTGCTCGACGGAGAGCCGGTGCGGTCGTGCCTGACGTTCGCCGTCACGGCGGACGGCCACGAGATCACGACGGTGGAGGGGCTGGCGCGCGACGGCGAGCCGTCGCCGGTGCAGCGGGCCTTCAGCGAGTGTCACGCCCTGCAGTGCGGGTTCTGCACCCCGGGGTTCCTGTGCACGGTCACCGCGTTCCTGCGCGACAACCCCGTGCCCACCGAGGAGGAGGCGCTGGAGGCCGTGGCGGGCAACCTGTGCCGGTGCACCGGCTACCAGAACATCCTCAAGGCGGTCCACCGCGCCGCCGAGCTGCAGGCGGAGGAGGGCCGGTGA
- a CDS encoding FAD binding domain-containing protein produces the protein MKPPPFDYHGPVTLGEALDVLAEAGPGGKVLAGGQSLIPLLNMRLAAPAHIVDVNRVPGLDGIEAGPVGVRVGALARHAAVERSPQAAAVLPLLRQALRLVAHPVIRNRGTVVGSLVHADPAAEMPAVLALLGGSVRLASRDGEREVPAAEFFTGPMESAVRPGELAVSAFFPALPPRSGTAFHEVARRHGDYAVAGVAAAVTLGEDLRVAAARVACVSVGPVPVVVDVTPACGPGPAAGADWEAVAGAVRDRVDPEGDIHATADYRRHLTGVLAARALRDAAFAARGEES, from the coding sequence GTGAAACCGCCTCCGTTCGACTACCACGGCCCGGTCACCCTCGGCGAGGCGCTCGACGTCCTCGCCGAGGCCGGGCCCGGCGGGAAGGTGCTGGCGGGCGGCCAGAGCCTGATCCCGCTGCTCAACATGCGCCTGGCCGCGCCCGCCCACATCGTCGACGTCAACCGCGTGCCCGGCCTGGACGGGATCGAGGCCGGGCCTGTGGGCGTACGCGTCGGGGCCCTGGCCCGGCACGCCGCCGTGGAGCGCTCGCCGCAGGCCGCCGCCGTGCTGCCGCTGCTGCGGCAGGCGCTGCGGCTGGTCGCCCATCCCGTGATCCGCAACCGCGGCACGGTGGTGGGCAGCCTCGTGCACGCCGACCCCGCCGCCGAGATGCCCGCCGTGCTCGCGCTGCTCGGCGGGTCCGTACGGCTGGCGAGCCGGGACGGGGAGCGGGAGGTGCCGGCCGCGGAGTTCTTCACCGGCCCGATGGAGTCGGCGGTGCGGCCCGGTGAGCTGGCCGTGTCGGCGTTCTTCCCTGCGCTGCCCCCGCGGTCGGGCACTGCCTTCCACGAGGTGGCCCGGCGGCACGGCGACTACGCGGTGGCCGGGGTGGCCGCCGCCGTCACGCTCGGCGAGGACCTGCGCGTCGCCGCCGCCCGTGTCGCCTGCGTGAGCGTGGGACCGGTCCCCGTCGTCGTGGACGTGACCCCGGCGTGCGGCCCTGGCCCGGCCGCCGGGGCCGACTGGGAGGCGGTGGCGGGAGCCGTACGGGACCGGGTCGATCCGGAGGGCGACATCCACGCGACGGCTGACTACCGGCGGCACCTCACCGGGGTGCTCGCCGCACGGGCGCTGCGGGACGCGGCCTTCGCGGCCCGCGGGGAGGAATCGTGA